tttttagtgtGGAAGGTTTGATACATTGAGAAACTATTTACCCGATGAATCAGGCAAAAACGCACTTGAACTAAAAACtcttaaaaattttaataattattgcTCTAATGGAGGTTCAGGGGAAACAGAATGTAATAATGAggtcgataaaattaatggtGGATGTTTATGGTTGTTCGAGCAAAATATTGTTAATAGGATTAGTACTTTAAGTAAAGATTACTCTAAAGTGTTTATTATATACGTCATGATATGGTTAGGTcatatgttaaacctaaagGATGTTAATGATTTTaagaatataaatgaatttttcactaaatataaagaaagcAATACGCATTATACTAAGTGTAATAAAGAAGGTAAAGATTGTAGTAATtcattaaaagaaaaaacggaatataataattttaaggaGTTCATAGAAAAAAACGAGTATTTGATGAATATTGGTATTAAtgatatatctaatttttatgatgcatttaaaccATTATGTAAAATGTATACTGAACTTAATGCAAATGAATCAAAATGTGAGGAATGTTTAAAAAATGCTAAAaaatttgttgaaaaatataatgaacttAATGCTTCTGATATTGATGAAAATAGTCCTTATTATCAAGTACtgtctacattatcaaatgattataataattttaaaaattattgtagTATAAATAAAGTTGATTGTGATGATATTCCATCTCTTTCACCGATAAACACAACAAAGAAAAATTTACAAGGTTCTGAACTGAGTTTTGAAGatacatcatcaagttcgtcaataacaagcaaattaattccagttTTGTCGATAATTGTTGCAATACCAATATTCTTTGCAATTgtttataaggtaaataataaggaattaaaaaatattatatttaaatatatccaaacgttaacaaaaaacatattttattaacattttatattagtattcgttatttggatttcggaaacgatctcaaaaacaaaaattaagagaaaaactaaaaaaataaagaagaaaactgatcattaatatatgattcaaaGAGTTgtgactatttcaggaatagtaataatgattaatatattttaagaaattgtctatttcgaagtaatttttgatcataatttttatatagctTTTATGTTATGGGTCAGGATTGAGATTATAtttgtggaacccatatttgggttagggctaagtattatatctttatttaattttttataattcgaaCGCTAATTAAATATGCGTATAattccgtatgtttaatttcGAGATGAAGTTAAAAGTATGTACTCCCAAAGGAGCATtaccattaatatgaaaagggtTACATCACATTtgttcataagttataatatatataattgtgttCATTccaatttaatatgattaaaataaaatgtctatattgtatatattaattcatattatgatatgtcataattgtctattatataaaacttgttaatcaGGGGGTATACTAAATTGTGCGTAAcacaatataaaatatgtttatttattttatgaaaattttatttattaaagcTTATAACTTGgatcatatttgttttaaattaattatattatgccaactgaactgtaataatagcattataTATGAGGCTGGATGTTAATTATAAGATGATTAATTTGGAACAATTGtctacaatataatatatcttcAGGTTAATATGTATGTTTTTaagattaattaaacatattaccaatatataataggtaatcataaaatatcgatcgaggtTCAACAACAATACCTATAAAAGatgttttatgcatctaacatttttagcaatacataaaaattacattatagatatatgtatattatccttttaactttcgattatatatagtatcattttatgttaaagttttaaattcaaataatataaatcgttctatatacattaatttatttactataaaggtataatattagattaataactattcattttaaaattttatattttgaggtataaatatattacatttaaaatagttaaaagacgaaatataagtatattaataaaatttcatgttttgttctaataattataaataatatgacaaaataatgttattattatatgcttatacatataaaataataaaatactataccaataattaatattaaaatattgttttattgtggaaatttcatataattaaatattaatttgatcgaaaagacacataacaatacattatatatttgttaatgaCCCAATTTGGAATTTctagttttatattctaaaaagctagataaatatagaaaatgttAAAGACTCAATCAACGTTAAATTtccttttattattccatattatattatcattattttaccatagaaataataaaatatagaaaatttaacgaattattttaatgtatatccattgataactataacaataaaatatataagataaaaataactatGTAAAACATTTAgcgaatatttatctaattatatatattaaaagaacaaatatatcttatctctctcctcttaaagggtaatataataacctaattaaacatagttttatattatactttaaattttaatcagtaggtatttatattttatatatttactaagtattattttaaaaataatatgcatttaaagacttatttaagcttgtAAATAGCATACTAAGTACGgattcagtgctaattgctgttttaaagaatgtaAAAGAtggtaaaatatattataaaattacccaataaggtatattagaataaaaataaagttatatgattcattaaaatggattatgaatttatttatattaattacaaatattataaatttatgtaatttgcAAAGATAATGGAACATGCAgcataatttgaaaatactacaattttagaaaaaattatattatatagtattagaaacaagtatataaaaatttaatatatttaaaaaaatgactatttacatactttaaggattatagtaataatgaatttcttaattgtttttatttttgcagTATATTAGTTTTGGTGCACCATTTATTGACACAAAAGTTATGACGTTGTTTCTTTCATACGCTAAGCCATAAATATAAGTGTAtactttttaaattcattataaaacctcttaatattttataataagaTTATGTAGAATGTtattagtaataatgattttatgcataaattgtgttatttatacatattgtaaaaaatgtattcaGGGTACCCcaaaataatacaatttatctaactaccataaaatcatatattattccatattatctttaaattgatattaaaaatgataataacatGTTTAAATACagacaattttatattagagTTTAACTAGtttgtcatttattaagcgtaaaatatataaaacaatatgaTGTTACATAATCTACATATTACAAaccaaataaaattaaaatggaTTATCGCCTggtatgtattttttttaataaaatattcttttcataatatttttcgaTATTATGTTACCTATAAATTTcgttaaattttattttataagagtttcattaacatatatttttattatacttttttaaatgttttcttagtgtggaAGGTTTAATACATTAAGGGCATTTTATCCCGATGAATTAGACAAATCTCCAAGTATAAAATTTCATAATAATGGGAAAATTAAGAATTACTGCCCTATTGAAGATTCAGGAAATCAAGAATGTAAGACTGatctcgataaaattaaggCTGTATTTTTATGGTTAtttgaacaaaatattattagtagGATTAGTAATTTAAGTGAAGATCAGCCTAAAGTGTTTATTAcatacattattatatggttaaattatatattaagaCTAAAGAATGTTAACGATTTTAAGAATATAAGTGAAATTTATGAAGCGAATATAAAGAATAATACAGATTATATTAATCATGACACATGTGCTAAAGattgtaatattatattaaaagaaaaaacggAATATACTGATTTTAAGGAGCTCATAGAAAAAAACGAATGTTTGATGAATATTAGTATTAAtgatatatctaaattttatgatgcatttaaaattttatgtaatatgtatattgaTTATAATGGAAATAGTTCAAATTGTGAAAAATGTTCGGAAAATGCTATtcaatttgttaaaaaatataatgaccTTAATAAAGATTCTGGTATTACTGAAGATAGTCCATATTATCAAGCATTGTCTACtttatcaactgattataataatttaaaagataaatGTAACGATATATCACCATTCCCATCGATagaaacaataaaaattcatGTAAAAGGTTCTGAACAAAAAATTGAACAAACTCCTGCACCAAATTC
This genomic window from Plasmodium yoelii strain 17X genome assembly, chromosome: 7 contains:
- a CDS encoding PIR protein, producing MDYRLCGRFNTLRAFYPDELDKSPSIKFHNNGKIKNYCPIEDSGNQECKTDLDKIKAVFLWLFEQNIISRISNLSEDQPKVFITYIIIWLNYILRLKNVNDFKNISEIYEANIKNNTDYINHDTCAKDCNIILKEKTEYTDFKELIEKNECLMNISINDISKFYDAFKILCNMYIDYNGNSSNCEKCSENAIQFVKKYNDLNKDSGITEDSPYYQALSTLSTDYNNLKDKCNDISPFPSIETIKIHVKGSEQKIEQTPAPNSEATAQSPSIGNKLFIVLSIFAAIPFFLGIAYKYSLFGFRKRTQKHHLRENLKK